A region from the Kribbella shirazensis genome encodes:
- a CDS encoding carbohydrate ABC transporter permease, translating into MSTNIKAAEASPVRRYLPLLGVAVIVLYCLLPFYWMFVSAFRRPLDQFDNSLLPSPWSLDNLKAVFGEGVGFGRALLNSLIVAGVTTILVLIIGLIAAYTLARLDFRFKNVVLAIIITTSMFPGISLVIPLLKLFIDIKWINTYQAMIVPSLSFALPLAVWTLTTFFRQMPRELEQAAMVDGCTPAQAFRKVILPLAAPGVFTTAIITFIAAWNEFLIALSMVNKKEIQTANVAISKFTGISGFDQPFGTQMAAGVVVTIPLVIAVLIFQRRIVAGLTAGGVK; encoded by the coding sequence ATGAGCACCAACATCAAGGCCGCCGAGGCGAGCCCGGTACGCCGCTACCTTCCGCTGCTCGGCGTGGCAGTGATCGTGCTGTACTGCCTGCTGCCGTTCTACTGGATGTTCGTCTCGGCCTTCCGGCGGCCGCTCGACCAGTTCGACAACTCGCTGCTGCCGTCGCCGTGGTCGCTCGACAACCTGAAGGCCGTCTTCGGTGAGGGGGTCGGCTTCGGCCGCGCCCTGCTGAACAGCCTCATCGTGGCCGGTGTGACGACGATCCTGGTGCTGATCATCGGCCTGATCGCCGCCTACACGCTGGCCCGGCTGGATTTCCGGTTCAAGAACGTGGTGCTGGCGATCATCATCACGACGTCGATGTTCCCGGGCATCTCACTGGTGATCCCGCTGCTGAAGCTCTTCATCGACATCAAGTGGATCAACACCTACCAGGCGATGATCGTGCCCAGCCTGTCGTTCGCGCTGCCGCTGGCGGTCTGGACGCTGACCACGTTCTTCCGGCAGATGCCGCGCGAACTGGAGCAGGCCGCGATGGTGGACGGGTGTACGCCGGCACAGGCGTTCCGCAAGGTGATCCTGCCGTTGGCCGCACCCGGCGTGTTCACGACGGCGATCATCACGTTCATCGCGGCGTGGAACGAGTTCCTGATCGCGCTGAGCATGGTGAACAAGAAGGAGATCCAGACGGCGAACGTCGCCATCTCCAAGTTCACCGGCATCTCGGGCTTCGACCAGCCGTTCGGCACCCAGATGGCCGCCGGTGTCGTCGTCACGATCCCGCTGGTGATCGCCGTACTGATCTTCCAGCGCCGTATCGTCGCCGGCCTCACGGCAGGTGGCGTGAAGTGA
- a CDS encoding carbohydrate ABC transporter permease produces MSATAQLAERPSKQPPKSRHRTSFNEGTGRLAAILLSPTLLVLALVVVYPIISALRESLYTSGQQIDEEGFVVEGSQFVGLDNYTAIFSGETGERFWNAFYNTTFFTVTMVVLETILGVAMALVMHKAFKGRAIVRASILVPWAIPTVVSALLWKWIFQADGAANALLGTQILWSTEGWQSVLSVIIADTWKTAPFIGLLTLAGLQTIPDEVYEAAKVDGANAWQQFLRITLPLVKPALLVAVLFRILDTLRIFDLPFVLVGANKDSVETLSMLAYDEASNTRYGPAAAYATILFLYVAVVAYVFVKLLGADILGDAVKRKPNGRRRRKDKDAAPPGANTVAMAGSTHGGGSVA; encoded by the coding sequence AGCTCGCTGAGCGGCCCTCGAAGCAACCCCCGAAGTCCAGGCACCGGACGTCCTTCAACGAGGGCACCGGCCGGTTGGCGGCGATCCTGTTGTCGCCCACGCTGCTCGTACTCGCCCTGGTGGTGGTCTATCCGATCATCTCGGCGCTGCGCGAGTCGTTGTACACGAGTGGCCAGCAGATCGACGAAGAGGGCTTCGTCGTCGAGGGCTCGCAGTTCGTCGGACTCGACAACTACACCGCCATCTTCTCCGGCGAGACCGGTGAGCGCTTCTGGAACGCCTTCTACAACACCACGTTCTTCACTGTCACCATGGTGGTCCTGGAGACCATCCTCGGTGTCGCGATGGCCCTGGTGATGCACAAGGCGTTCAAGGGCCGGGCCATTGTCCGGGCCAGCATTCTCGTTCCCTGGGCGATCCCGACCGTCGTCTCGGCGCTGCTCTGGAAGTGGATCTTCCAGGCCGACGGCGCCGCCAACGCCCTGCTCGGCACTCAGATCCTGTGGTCGACCGAGGGCTGGCAGTCGGTGCTGTCGGTGATCATCGCGGACACCTGGAAGACCGCGCCCTTCATCGGTCTGCTCACCCTCGCGGGCCTGCAGACCATTCCGGACGAGGTCTACGAGGCAGCCAAGGTCGACGGTGCGAACGCCTGGCAGCAGTTCCTCCGGATCACGCTGCCGCTGGTGAAGCCCGCGCTGCTCGTGGCGGTGCTGTTCCGCATCCTCGACACGCTGCGGATCTTCGACCTGCCGTTCGTGCTGGTCGGGGCCAACAAGGACTCGGTCGAGACGTTGTCGATGCTCGCGTACGACGAGGCGTCGAACACCAGGTACGGACCCGCGGCGGCGTACGCGACGATCCTGTTCCTGTACGTCGCAGTCGTGGCGTACGTGTTCGTGAAGCTGCTGGGCGCCGACATCCTCGGCGACGCCGTCAAGCGCAAGCCCAACGGCCGGCGTCGGCGTAAGGACAAGGACGCCGCACCGCCCGGAGCCAACACCGTCGCCATGGCCGGTTCGACGCACGGAGGAGGCAGCGTCGCATGA